One Globicephala melas chromosome 4, mGloMel1.2, whole genome shotgun sequence genomic window carries:
- the LOC115856417 gene encoding adropin-like, producing MGAAISQGALTAIICNGLLGFLLLLLWVILCWACHSNSANIDSLSKSSPNSSPGPCPKKAPPAQLSRKGSYLLHP from the coding sequence ATGGGGGCAGCCATCTCCCAGGGGGCCCTCACTGCCATCATCTGCAACGGCCTCCTAGGcttcttgctgctgctgctctgggtCATTCTCTGCTGGGCCTGCCACTCCAACTCTGCCAACATCGACTCCCTCTCCAAATCCAGTCCCAACTCCAGCCCTGGCCCCTGTCCCAAGAAGGCACCCCCGGCCCAGCTCAGCCGAAAAGGCAGCTACCTGCTGCATCCCTGA